Part of the Lolium rigidum isolate FL_2022 chromosome 6, APGP_CSIRO_Lrig_0.1, whole genome shotgun sequence genome, GCGGCGCTCACGCTGCGGCCTGCCACGCGGCCTGTCGACGCGGCCCGCACACGGCCCACCACGCGGCCCGTACGCGGCCAAGACGCGGCCTGCCAGGGACGCGGCTAGGGTTTTGATCCTGGCCGTTGATTTCGATCGGACGGCCGTCCTTTCATATCGGGAGAACAAAACCGCCCCCAACCGGCCGCCCCTgctgaaaaaccctaaaaacatttGCCCCTTGCTCCGTCTCCCGCTCGCTCGCTCGCGGCAGCGGAGATAAAACTCCGGGCGCCCGTGGCCGGCAccacgccggcgacggcgagcccacCACGGCGGCGGCTCGGTGGTATTCAGCCCCGACGAGCTCCCCTCCTTTCCTCTCTgtatccggcggcggcgcggaggctcaGTAGAGGCGCCCTTTGCCGGTGGCTCTTTTCCGGCGAGCCCGAGCAGCAGCAGCTGCGTTGCGGCCGGTGTTCTTTCAGCGCGTGGCGGCGTTGTGCCCCACTGACCGCTGTTCCTCCTTGCCAGCGAGCCCAAAGCCCTGGCCGGTAAGGAAACTTTCTTTTCCCCTcccaaaattagggttagggtttctgttTTGGGGACGAATTGGGATCTGCTTTTCCTTTTTCATACTGTCCCGAGCGCAAGATCTACAACTCtagcggctctgataccaatgataGATGCACTAGATCGTCTAGGTGTAGATCTTAGCCGGGTAAGGTGGAATACTGCGGGTCTGTGAGGTTTACCTTTTCCCTCGAGGAGGAATCCGCCGCAGCCGACATGGTGGAGATGGcgacggcgtgaggtcgagggagagaggtggcggcggagcttcccgtcggcactgcactaaccctaatcggtgggttgtctggtggggcgagtggcagctcagggtcacctcgtgatctgtgccaccgcccccaccactgtatttatagtgcaggcgacaggggcccaccaaccagcgaacggttgggcgcccccgatcagggcgcggacgaggtcaaggggtcgtgccagagccgttgggctctggtgcggtggagatcaatcctaacaCTCATCCCATGGAATGCGAGTACCGAGGCCAAAAGAACGTGAACATGCCCACTGGTTCAGCCAGCCCAGCGTGTGTTCAAATCCATTACGGGTTTCAGCCGAGAATGTATTCATATTTTCCAAACACTTGACTGCCTTCTGCTTCCATTCAGTTTCACCATAAGTTATGTACCACTGATCTGTAAGAGCTACAACACACTCATCACCGGATCTTGACATGACTTTCTTCTCAGGCTCACTATACAATACAGCAGATCCTTCTGCCAGAAGCTTGTTCTTTATCAGTGGCTTCGCTTCTTGAACCTTTCTGCCATCATACTCTCCTACAATCATCACTCCATCTGTAAATCCTTTAAGGTATGTCATCCTTTTTGCTTCAGCAAGCTTCTCCTTATCATTCTGGGTCTTAATCTTAAGATCAAGGCACACCTTCTCAGCTGACTTATCCCCAAATTCAGGAATGTTGATTATTGGTATGACATTAAATGGAAGAACCCACTCATCTTTGACACCAAACTTCGTTCTCAAAGCCGGCTTTGTGATTAAATCTTGCAGTGCCATGTAATCATCTGGCGAATCGCTTGGCACACTTGTCACAATGCCAGTACCTTTATCTGTCAAGATAGTGAGCATGGGAAGCGCATATATGATTTCGTTGAAGGAAAGAGGAGACCTTAATGGAAGACCAATCAAATCATTGCCAGCAAGCTCAACCAAACAGGTAGGCTTTTCCCGGACGCTGGATAGATGCTGATATGCAAGATTAAGAGCAGACCTTGCTGTCACAATGAAGACATCAGTTTCATTGATCTCAAAAGCCCCATACTTCCCATCAGGCAGTACCCAACAGTTTGTTTGCCCATACATCGTCTCAGGTCTCAATGTAGCAGCTGCCAGATAAACATTCTTTCCTTCCAAGGCCTTTAACTTGGGAGGAAAAGGTGGGATCACCTTCATCTTAATCAACACATACTCTTGTGGCTGCACACCTTCACCTGTTGCCCTATCATGATCAGCACAGGGTTGGCCATCCAATGGAGAGTAAATGGTGTACCTCATATCCTTAACAATTTTGCCCATTTTCTTCAGCTTCCTCATCTGCCAGCGAACAAAAGCATCATAGTAAGGATTCATATCAGTGGTTATGAATGAGCGCCTCCAATCACAACCCAGGCCAAAAGCCTTAAGATCTTCCTTTGCCAACGGAGGGAAGTAGGTCAACCAGTGAGAAGGATCCTGGAATTTGGCAATTCCTTCATCTGACAGGCCAAAGCCCCTCATGATCTCCCACTGGAACTTCTGCAAGCCAGTCTTTGCAGCAGCCTTAGATTTCTTACTCTTAAATTTATCCGGCGCAACAGCAACAGCCTGGTCAGCCTGGCTATCCTCTGCTACTTCAGCACTTGAATCATCCTCAGCTGAAGGAAACACTGGAGGATTTCCATACAGTTGAATCTCCCTAGCTAGCTTATCAGCTGAGGCCTTGATGGGCATACCAGTACAGTGAAAACCAAATGGCAAAAGGACATTTGAGCCACGGAGTCTGTGGTATGCAGCACCAAACTCAAGCTTGGACAATGAAAAGGCATGACCCAAGTGTAGCAAGCCATTCATGTAAGGGTATGGGAAGTTGCCAAAGAATTTTTCACCAGGACCTGGAAGTTTATTGCCTGGTTCAGCCTGAAAAACCTTGTTCTCCTCCCAAAATGTTTGAGCATCCGACTGGATCTTCAGCAAAAGGTCTCTTCGTGCATGACTCTTGGCTCCATCAGTATTTGATGACATTTTCCTGAACAATCAACAAAAAGCAGGTGTCAAAGGGCAAACCTCTGGATTTAGTTTAACTCAATTCAGCACTAAACCATACGTTTACATTTtagatacaaatataaaaaaaaacactGTATCCAGGGTAAGACAACAACAGAAACAAGAAATTCGTTTATGGGACACCAATAAAAATGAAAATGCATGGAAGTTAACAACGTCTGGATCTTTCACGGTAAAATCCATGTATGAAGATTATATGAACGGTCATACGATCTATCCTCGTAAATATATTTGGAAACTTAAGATACCACTGAAAgtcaagatttttatgtggtttcttcataGAAAAGTTATActcactaaagataatttagctcgCCGAAATTGGAATGGTTGCATGAAATGTGCGTTCTGTGATTCATCGGAATCAATCAatcatttgttctttgattgtccCTTCGCTAAACTTATTTAGAGAGTTATTCAGTTCACTTTCAATATTGTTCCTCCAACAaatgttacaaatatgtttggaaattggttaaacgGAGTTGACAAAGTGTCCAAGTTCAGAATTAGAATTGGGTTTTGCGCGCTCATGTGGGCTATATGGAACTGCCGCAATGATATTGTCTTTAACAAGGGTACGAACTCAATTTTTTTACAGGTTAGCCGTATGGTCTCACACTGGATCCACGAATGGTCTCTTTTACTGCCGGAAACGCAACGCGAGCCTATGCATGCTGGATGCCGCCGGCTGGATGCGGTGGCACGGGCTATATACAACCAGGATGGCTGGCGTCCTGTTAAACGACTTTCAGATGTATAAGCGAGTCTCTCTTATTTTTCATTGGCTAGTTTTTGTGTACACGCTTTGTGATTCGTGAATTGTAAAACTAAGGATTATGTTATCTGGGTAATAAAAGAGGGCtgcgtgcatcgattgatgcagaggccggggttagcccccatttcgaaaaaaaaaatgaaaatgcaaacaagacaagACAATCTTCAAATATCACTATCTTTCCCACAGCCCACCAACTATTAAACTTTTTTTTGCAGGTACACCAACTAGTAAACTTGATGGAGAGCATAAGAGAAGTAGGCTGAACAAGAATAATGTATAAACTGGAACAGAAGCTGAAAACCACACAGTGCACACACACTTAATTGTTCAGATTCCCGACAGGAGCTAAGAAATTTTCAGAAAATCGCTGTCTTTCTGAACTAGAAAAGCAAGTAGACACTAATCGACTTACTGCAGACCCAGGGACAGAAGCTAAGCTTCACTTCGGGCCAATCAGGATGAGCACACAACTAGAAGAAAGCAGTCATACTAGAGAAGAAAAAACTAAGGACCAACATGGAACGGTCTGCCCCAAAGCGACATCATCTAACAGGTAACGACCACAGCTTCTCTATGTACTCAACTAGTATGAAATCCATCATCAGATCATCAGTAATACATCGAGGCGGATGTGCTTACACAACGAACCACTGGCCTCACGGCGAAAATCGGGAGTTCACCGCGTCGGCGCGAGTTGGGCGACTGATACGCTCGAATCTGCGCAATCCGGATACGGCAAGCAACTCTGGCTCGCGCGCCTACGAATCTACAGCCTCGGCGGCGCCGCTCTACTGTTCTACTAATCGACGGGATGGACGGAAACGGGGTAGGATGGGTACCAGACGACGGGGCGCAGGCCGGGGAGCCGCAGCAGCCTCACGGCGGCGGGCAAACCGGGAGCCAGCAGAATGCGACGGCGACGGAGACGGGGGAGGAGGCTGCGGATGGAgggcctatacaccgaccaggtcggtgtatagcaATTGCCGCACACCCTCTCCCgggcatgggcctggcccatatatCGATTATTGGTTTTTTCCGTTTGCTGTtggtttttcgtttttttttcagtttctgacggttttttgtggtttttctttagaagtcgtttggaagccagggtTTCATTTCGTTTGTAGGATTTTGAAATTCGTTTTTTTTTCAGTTTCTGACGGTTTTTTGTGGTTTTTCtttagaagtcgtttggaagccaggctttcatttcatttgtaggattttgaaatgaatatatTTACATTAT contains:
- the LOC124662694 gene encoding leucine--tRNA ligase, cytoplasmic-like, which gives rise to MSSNTDGAKSHARRDLLLKIQSDAQTFWEENKVFQAEPGNKLPGPGEKFFGNFPYPYMNGLLHLGHAFSLSKLEFGAAYHRLRGSNVLLPFGFHCTGMPIKASADKLAREIQLYGNPPVFPSAEDDSSAEVAEDSQADQAVAVAPDKFKSKKSKAAAKTGLQKFQWEIMRGFGLSDEGIAKFQDPSHWLTYFPPLAKEDLKAFGLGCDWRRSFITTDMNPYYDAFVRWQMRKLKKMGKIVKDMRYTIYSPLDGQPCADHDRATGEGVQPQEYVLIKMKVIPPFPPKLKALEGKNVYLAAATLRPETMYGQTNCWVLPDGKYGAFEINETDVFIVTARSALNLAYQHLSSVREKPTCLVELAGNDLIGLPLRSPLSFNEIIYALPMLTILTDKGTGIVTSVPSDSPDDYMALQDLITKPALRTKFGVKDEWVLPFNVIPIINIPEFGDKSAEKVCLDLKIKTQNDKEKLAEAKRMTYLKGFTDGVMIVGEYDGRKVQEAKPLIKNKLLAEGSAVLYSEPEKKVMSRSGDECVVALTDQWYITYGETEWKQKAVKCLENMNTFSAETRNGFEHTLGWLNQWACSRSFGLGTRIPWDECAWVASQRRCAECHGGRGRLAVQSYSRPFDPAALDLMRACQGSPHILAASCSSSSCPALSLHGRAKDADVSLAAVRTPLLARLSIP